GTGTTTTCACGGTATATTATCTTCGATCATTACAAGGAAATATCAAGCGcagttcccactaggacgtaacacACAGACGTAGaggcaacgcaagcgagttgaccaatgacaagcaacagttcgaataatccatcgcttgtgtgttggtcaaatcacttacagTGCGTTGCGCTtccgtccttgcgttgcgtttctagtgggaacaaagcATTAGTGATAATATTGGAGAAGTAAAGGCGATACGATGGTGTTGATAGTGACGATGGCGGTGATAACGTCAGTTAAAAACCCCAGAACTTAAAGGTAGCGTTATATACGCGACTAACAATGTTTCTGTCTGAACTACAGAAGGCGGATTAGTGTAAGACAACTGTTACGCTTCGTATCTGGAGTTGGAATAACGATGATACAGATaatcaataatgataatgatcACGGTTGAAAACAATaaacttgtttattttatgcatTTTATTGCGTTCATTGTAGTTATCGAGTTACTCTATTCCATTGTATTAATCACGGTTAGACTAATAAACTATCtcatataatattgattaaacgcaaaatatgaatatatatcgCTTTAAAGTACATTAACGGTTATATAGAATGTGAGTACTTTTAAAcgattttatttgaataatattaattccGTAGTATTTTAACCACATTGACGTAATTTAAATCCATCTCATTTTTACGGCCACCGTACCTTTAGACTAATATCATTTAGGAGAGTTTGGTCCAATCTTAAAGTCTGTCACAGTTATCAAAGTAGAAGACTTAGATACCTGTTATCCATAAATTATATCCATACGTTgctcaattattttttaatatgaaaATTAAATAGTTTAACAAGCAGAGCATGACGCCGCCGCGCGGCAGACCTACCTTGATGGAACGCCGCAAGAATGTCATTGCGACCAACTTTCTCCAGCGTCTTGCAAAGTAGTTTCACCGTCTCAATCGATGAGCCTTTCTTGCGTTTGAACGAGAGAAGCATGGCGAATATCTGGTTTTCTGTTGTTGCGTTGTCCCTCTTAAGCCGGTCCAGTTCACTATAACTGATGCCTAGGTAGGATGCGATGGACTCCCATTCGTTGCCGAGGTCACTGGCAATGTTTCGCAGAAGTTGCTCCTTTAGGAGATCTGGAAAGACAATGATACATTAGTTGGAAATGAATTAGGGAAAGAATTTTAGaatttttagatataaatgtgGCTATAGACCCGTGGAAATATGGCATTAGCTTGTTTCCAaagtaacgcaacgtaagtgattttaccaatcataagcgatggattatttgaataGTGGCTTGTCAGTGGTCAATCCGCTTGCGTAGCGTGTACGTACGTCCTGGCGCTGCGtgtctagtgggaaccacgttttAGTTGGAGATACGTAGACATCATACTTATATATCATTGCATTGTGATGATAATGGTAAAGTAATATTTATAGGACTTTAGTCCTgcgtaaataaaaaaaaaccaagcataatgtacttttttttaaatgttttaaaaaatatgcgGTTTATCCAGGAAAGAGTAAagagacaaaaataaatattcaaaataatttattctaCCTGGCTTCTTCCGCAGTCCGCCCGATGACGTCATTGTATTGCGTGCGGACAGTACAGTGTTTTTATAGACTTAATTCTTTTATTTCCTTTTAACAGCTGATTTGCGTTTTTAATGGCAGTTAACAGTGACTGAAATgttacaaaaatacataatgttatttgtaataattaaccTGTTTACAAATACGTGACGATTTCATCTAAGTCTTCTTTGAAGAAATTCTAAATAAACTAACAACATCAACATCATTAGCAGGATGTCGGAAGCAGAACAAGAACAAGAGGTATTTTGAATGTAAATGTCTTACCGAACCTCTATATAGGGGACATTTTCAAGACCAAAACAAAAAGGCTgtgtaaaacatatatttccattCGTCCATGTCTATAGGACAGGTTTCCTTCTTAAAAAGGGGTGTCCCAGATGAAGGGTtccatactgtaggcctatttatcaaaatcatcAGCGATGTGTACAACTTGCGACGACCGACGACTTAGGTGTCTAGTCATGTTATCTTTGTGCGCATGCGGTGATGTTAGGACGTGTTTCCACTATCCCCATCTCGACACACCTTTGATGGTGTTTAGGGCCAGGCGACGACCTACGACATTAACTAATTAACCTAATTCGGTCGTCGTCGTCTAAAATCGAAAACTCCCTAATGTTGACGCTTGTACACGCGAAGCAggttgtgtgtgtgtgtgtttgaaACAAGTCTTATTTACCCGGGTGATAATGCGccaatgacgtcatcaaattaaAGGGGTTGACCCAGAACATTTTAAACGAGAGAGTGGTAACATATATTAGTCCTTCGTAGTTTTTCAAAAATAGAACGAACATTCATTTTAGCTGCAAAGGGGGAAGCGCTCCCGCGCCTGAATAACAAGGGCCTGCATTTATTTGTTGCCGGCATACTGGAAACCTCTTTATTTAACTAAACCTTACaccatgtaggcctaaatggtTTATTCCTTAGCAACAACTTTTAATATTGTCAAGTTAACTTCTTAGGGTCAATGAACGCAAAAGGAACCTGGATTTTATTACAATACTTCGAGTTTAATGCACGCGTGTAACATTCGTATGACACGAGAGGACGTATGTGgcattattgtaataataccGTTCCGGGCAAGGACCAACTATAACTTGTACATCGGGTAAAACAAGTTTTGAAAATAAGTATACACGCGAGTGCCACTCGTGATTTGCTCGCATGGGTTCACAACAGGTTACTTGTTTTACACAGAGACGGGCAAGATACGGTAGTTAGTAGAAATCAAGCTAACACTCTCTGGTTATCGCGAACGACGCAGAATAGAAATGATTAATTCCATTTAGATTTCGAAATGTCACATAAATTAAGGAGATTCGAAACACATTTATTATCATGTCTTTGAGTACAAAACCTCCAAGTACTTAACTGAGCATGCGTGCGCGTGTCGTCTGAAACCACTTGACATGATTTGCAGATGATTTTAAATTCGAATTGAAAATACTTCATTGAACAAGTTGAACTATGATATTGGTGTAGGTAATTAGGCCTACCGTACCTTCAAGTGTAAATATAAAGAGGTCGAGGGTTCGAGATTACGTGTTGGATCCCAAGGTGTAGGCTATGTGTGTGGGGTGAAGGGAGACGAGGTGTGgcgagggggggggggggggggtttggAGAGGGGGAGGTAGAAATCCAACAAATAGACCTATCTCCTTTTGACAGACTTTTAATATTGTCAGAACTCTTTCGTTAAAAATCCTAAAGTTACGTTATAAACAATATGGTTTCTAATAAACTCTTTCCTTTAACAACATAAAACGCCGTctaaatatgaatgaataatcaatatttgaaagaaaaatctaggcctaaataggcttaaaacctacaatacaatagaacCAATTTCACTTGTCAAAGTCCGCACTACCTAATATAAAATTTACTAATAATAGtcctataatataacaataaatctTACCTTATATTTCAATACATTTCCAAATATGGATAACGTGTATCATATCCAGCACAAGGACTATTTTATTGCAACTCCCGTCCGAATAAAGCACatgaaaaaagttttaaaatatcatGGCGCGGCTGAAGTATTGCCTTAAGTTTGATATCGGTGTTAAAAAGTTAAGAATTAAACAACAAATGGCAGTGAAAATAGATAAATCACTCTCCAGGATGCTGTCTAATTAACACTCTTTGTTTTCAGACTTTATTTACAATCCGTTTCCaacaataaaatgattaattttccTTCCCTGTTTTTCGGGACGTCTTTTTCTGTGGAATGCGCGTCTTAATTTGAACGGAAATTAGAGCATCCTGCATGAGTCAAGCgttttaaaaagatttttgaaaaaaaataataatatagattattgacaaatattataaagtacataattatgattatatgaatattattatatgattaTAACAACATTGAACACtaataaacaaatcaaaattacaatactgtatcgcaaaaattattaatagCAATACCAGCCGATTCTTCTTGGTATTTATCTGGAGTTTGCCAGTATCATGGCAAATTCCATGATATAATGTCGCATGTGACGACGGTGTAACAGCACAGTTTTACAACATCTGGAATCGCGTGTAAAAATACACTTCAGTCTTGACCGTAAGCTAGGTTGTAAATGGCAAAAAAGGGGGTATTTTTTTTTGGAAAGGGGATTAAAACTATGCTGTATATTGTcgaattaaaaaataacaacaatatgtGTATCTTCATGGATGTGTGGGGGTGGGTGTTGGAGGTGACGAGtgataaagaaagaaagaatgaGAAAGGCTACTTCTAAATCCTTCGCAGAAGGCCGGCTATAGAAAGGACACAACGAagaaaaatatatgatttattaacaatgaaaacaagtCGATTGGCGCAACGATAATAACTGCGTCggttattattgaatttaaggTCGACTTAGCTAAGTCGGGCGAACAAATTAATTTACTTATTCCCGCCACTAATGCCATCTGCCCGTCTTCGTGACAAGAGGATATGATGATCATGCATGCATGGGTTGTTGATAAAGAATATTTTTTGTCGAAGTCCATGGAGGAAATCCTCCATGCGAAGTCCGAATGAAAAGGCCCCTCGTGCGTTGTATCCAAGCGTTTATTGTCATATTAGATGTTatggggggtggggggggggggggggagggtggAAAGGAAATTCGTCCAATGAGGAAGGGGAAAACATATTTTAGTCAAACCATGAAATGTGCTTGAATataaatgataaagaataaaGTAGCAAACGTGACCATTAAATTAtcaggcctataataaatattatataacgaTTATTTTATAGTGACTATATGCATTAGACTACGTGCGCGGATCGGATgaacaattataatttatgataTAATTGTGTAGGCTCCTTTGTAAccattttaatacaaatttgataataaaattcATGTAACCATGGACGCTgaatattgtataaaattataaCGCTAAGAAATCGATTGATGAACCGGGAAGAGGGAACAAAAACGATAGCGCcctcataaaataaaataatcacaaAAAACATGGCTGCCCCCACTGTTACAAGTACAGCTGAAGATTTCTTTGAAAATATGTCTCTTCAGTCGATACATGACCTAAATATTTCACCGTGTCGATTCTTAGAATTAGTGTACATGGAAATTGAACTATTTGATATGAATGGGAAACGATATAAAGGTTGGGTACACACGGTTGACCCCGTTTCAAAAAGGTAAGCTAGGCCTGGCATTTGCGCTGGTTGTGATGAGGTAGATCATCGCTCGCGGAGAAAATGCCGACGACGAGGTTTTCGTCGTTACACGTTTACTTTATGAAGTATTGAACAGTAATAATTTTACATTGAGTTAGGCCCATGCAGCATACATTACATACGTTTACATTGTGAAACTCTTGTTGTATGGGTGGCCCAGTTTTGCTAACTGCTGAGGAGAAGGAATTGATTCTGTGAAGTTGAAATACAGTTTGAGtgagtaggctagcctagctaggcctaggccaaattttaattaatatgcaACATTCAACAAATACATCTCCACATATGCAATAATATggccagtatcataggcaaattctgtaatacagtgtcacatgcATCACATATGACGCCAGTATTACGCTAAGGTTTGGGTTAGTTTATTGCATGTGATAAATGCGACACTGTCTGTATGACAGAATTTACCAGGATACTGCACAAACTATATATACAGTGAGAATCGGCTGCAATTAGACACACAGCAGACGTACTTGAGACTGCCTCAATTATACAAAGTCAATACAAAAACAACTACTAAAAATATAGTACGTCAGGCTATACCCTGGTGTTAAAAACTAATTAGACATTGTTACATGTAGCTAATCTTAGTGATTAATTAGATGGCTAGTGCTGTGTCAGTGATATAGATATTGAAGTTTGATGACTCTCATGAGAGATCCGCTTATTGATTGGACACAGAAAAAACTCCATGAACCATGACCTCTAATCTATACATCGTTAAcatgtaattaaaacaattctttgttgaaatatgattttattcCCATAGTAGTTTAACATTGTATAGGATTTTGTGAGAATGGGAGAGTGGTGctaaaaatacagaaaaaaaaccttttaGCACCCTCCTATTCAGTGTGCAATACCTACTACTAAAGTGGACACTTTTCCATGGACTGAATTAAAGGCTTGTTTTAACACTTATGGCCATCTACTATTCATGTGAACCTGTAACTTTGTTGGGGTCCTGAATGAATGTGTCCCATTAATTCAACTGTATTAGGTggggatggggggggggggggatattactaattgattatttattactaCTTATCAATATTGATATCAATTGATATCATACTGTATATCAGACGCAACAACAATCAGGTCTATTACAACATTTACATTCACCTGGGAATAGAACAGCCGAccttataatatatacaatgtatACAATGCATTTTGAACaagtttaaaattaataaagtataaaaagcCCATGGAGGTATTTCCATGATGAGCCGTATTAAATGGTAACACAATAGGCAACACCTATTCATAGGGGTATTATTTATTAAGGGGACCGTCCTTCAGGGCCCAAAAATTTGTGTCCTGTAGAGTGGTTctactgtaattttaatttagagGTGTTCCtgcaaagctctgtctacactatagaacttgtatggtagtgatatgaaatcatcctgtccatatatgggcacattacatttctttttcacataaaatttgatagtgtagacagagctttatagaatTGCGTGTATTCTGTAGTTTTGTACCCCACCCTTGTTATTAAAGAAGTTCTCCTTCCTTGGTTGAAACAAAAGGAAAAAATGATCACAAGCTAGGTTAATTCTCAGACATGCCCAAGTCGCCCCGCCCCGCCCCGCCTCCCCCCTTGGTTCCATGCTTGGCAACCCCTACCAGTATGGCATCACATCTTTCTATTGCAGAAATGTATATGAAAGACATCAATAATGACATAGCATTCATATTAATAAGCCTTcatcatattaataatactcTTATTATTATCAACAGCATAAAACCAAACACCATCAATCAACCTGTCATTTGTCCTCCTATATGTTCATCTTTTATTCTGCTTTTAATTAGTCTCTTAATTAAGATTGCGAACATCaacatgataatgatgaattagaAATTACCAAACATggattcataataatatttaaagccTTTTCATGTAATATTTTCGAGATGTTATCAGAATTTCAATGTGGTTTGATGAATGTATGTGCCTGTGGTGGTGATTTGACGCTGAAATTGCCCTGGATATGAATGAGTACAATTGATTGTTAGCCACAAGCAAAGCTGAGCTGAATGTGTTAATGTTCAGAAGACATACTGAATGGCACCCGAttctctgtaggcctactgtatctccacatactgtATGGCATGTATCATAgacaaattctgtaatacagtgttaCAGTATGTTAAGTTTATGGTTATGCTTATGAcctatgatacaggcatcacatgtgatacacatactgtacaaaTTACAATACTGAGAATTGGCTATGTATTGTATGAAATTGTCTAGCTCAATTAAATTTGCTTAACATGCTGTGTGAGTATTTCTTGCTCAGCTAATCTTAATCTTATATTAAGAGTACAGTATTAGTGACTGTATTGTATTCCTCagctaaatttaaataaatttgcataaattattatttttctatgtGCATCatgttcttttatttttctcGACAGCATTGTCCTAGTCGAATTTGGAGAGGTACCGGCTGTTCAGGTGATCATGGGACACGCCCTAAAAAACTTGCGCATTTTGAACGctgataaaacaataaaaaaaaaatttttggaCAGTTTATTTCGAATAAATAACGCAAGTGGGTATACAAAGGATAATCTTATCAAAACAAAGAATGCGGTTCGACATTGGCTGGAGAAGAATCGTATTCCTGTTGGACTTACTGGCGAAAATGGAGAGAATTTAACGGTTTCAAATGCGTTGTTTATTGTGGCGCCGTATCGACCGGAGGATTGTATAAGCAcgaatgaaataattttagatAGAGTACAAGCCTTATTAAGGTCGAGGCCGTCTGCGGATGCAACAGTTGTTGCTTAGTAACAACACAACTTAACAACAGCATGACAATTATTTATATGATAAACAGCAATAAACTTTATTGCATTTGGATAATCAATAGAGATAGTAATCATACAGCACATTTACATATGCATTCcaatattataattactatagttttgcaaataaatgtattatactttttgcatttttgtttaaacaaacttatttaatttaagaGTGTCGTTTTGAATTAGGGGGCGGGCGAACTAGGCGTTTGCAAGAAGACATGTTTTTCTGGCATTACAGTACATGTTTATTTTCTCTTGGCAAAAACAGACCCTTATAATAACAAtgttaaacaaaattttaaaaagataaagaCAGGTCTAATTCACTTATCAGGCCTATGTTATTGACCACTCCTAATCTGACCACTGGTACAGTACTGACCACGCCTAATATTACTGACCGAAAGTGATGACAATGATGCCTAATATTGAGCCTGAACATGCCTAATATTACTGACCAgaagtgatgataatgataccTACTACTGATCCTAGATTAAATGATGGGACTATATCCGACTGTCCGAGTATGAGATTCTTATTATTTCACCATGGTATTCttattattgctattattattttgtatattattattttttaatgataataatccaTTTATATTTGGTGTATTTTATTGCCATCATCAATAATATCAGTTTTTATATGgtgtgaagaaaaaaaaatctatttttggTTTGTTTGACTATAAATATAATGCGTTTATTGTGGAGTTATAAAACAGAAACAAATCAAAGCGTAACtctaatacataaataattccCAAACTGTTACGCAACATTTAGTTCACCAACAATACATTCAAATTATGTGATGGTTTTATTGTATTGGATTCTGTGAACTTGCAATTATTCCGTTTCATCGTTTGGTTCTGGAATAATACTTATCAGCCGTTACGATTTCTAACGAGACAGTTCGTCCCAAGGGCCTACAATAGTAGATGAAGTACCATAAAAACGGCTTAAATTTAATGTTCAGCTTCGCACGAAAGCCACTCAATAAACCATCATTCGTAATGACTcccaataattattgattttgttttacGATACTGAGACTTTAAAAACTGTAATTAGAAGAAAGTTAAATTGAATGGAATTCACGTATCAAGCGTTGATAACGATGATTTTACAATAAGGATGGATATAGAACAATCGACGCCTGCAGGTAATAATGCCCGCAACAATAGAATTCTGATAATTATTTAGCAAAATGGTTATCAATTGCTTTGTTGTTTTGTATGCACGATAACGTCCACAGTTTTCTATTTATATAGATATATGACCATACATTGACTATATTAATGTCTGTAAAACTGTATATGAACATTggatatttcattaattttaatttatttgtatagcGCTTTCCACAGTGTGGcgaaaaataaacaacaataagttattttaaaccaaaaaaaatctattttggaACTTTGGCTAAACACAAATTACACAAAGTGCTATATCACAAAACAAATCGTAAGAAATAGAAAGGATATGTATAGCTCTTAAACAAAGATCATCTCATTATCAAATGTGTTTGGAGAGTAAATAGTAATTATACAGtgttaacaaattaaattaagaatATTCCAGGAAAGTTGCAAATATCAAAgtagaaaaatattaaattctatTCATGTTGTGATAACTAAAAAATTCTTACtagcaaacaaaataaaatttgttcAAACGATTATCTAATGAGTGtgtcaaaaataaatttatttttaggccTGAAATAAATATTCTGTCAATTGGAATGTATGCTAATAATAAACACAATACTAACAAATTCTTGtttaaatagaaacaaaaatattattaatggaAAGTATCTGTTTATGTAATTACAGGCTGTTGTGAATTGTGAAAACAGTCTTTTTTAAAATATCCTTTTAAAAACCAATTACAAGATTGAATTAAAACACCAACTAGTATTTTAATGACAACATTATTTTCCtgtgcagttactgcagtaacattatataatataagcaCAGGAACAATTCTGAACCActcggtgatatactgaaaatatatatttgaaacGATGAGATGAGGAAAATGCGACAATGGGAAAGTCGTCCCAACAAAGATtcgaatatatatataaacatcacaggcaaagaataaattttaaaccgcccggtgatattctgaaatttaaaattaattgatttgaaatgataaagataaggaaatctgtgagaatgagaaaaagtctcCCCAATATACAAACAAGCCAGTTTTAAGTACTTCTCGGAGAAGACTTTttccaccaccagaacaatAGTGGAATGTCTTGTATATGTATGGTTTTCAGCACCCTTGCCTTTAAACCACTCACCTACTCGATTTAACATTCGATATTAAAACTTATCTAGATATGAATCTACACTATCACTGTTGATCAAACCATGGAGTAATACTCTATGATCAAACTTACATTTTATCTGTCAACAGATGGATAACTTCCATAATAAGATTAGTATAAACCAATcaatttataaattacaaatGAGATTTCATGCGAGTGACGTAAATCAGATCAGAtatgtttgttatttattaatcattgtTATAAAAGAGAGTGAAAATTCACTCTTGAAAACTCAACATGACAGAATCGTTCTTTCCTGATCcaagttgttttatttattcaaatacaaTTTACTGTCCACTAAACTAAAAGCAAATTTTATGCAGAAAACCAAGTAGTTTTGATTTTAACTTTCTTTTACGATGTTAAAGTTTGGCGAGTTTCTAACCccctttttcaaaaaattataaCGCCGCTGGTTTGTCAACAGCTTGGTGTCAACAACATAACAATCTCATGAATTTACTAGAATGTGTCATTAGTCCTCAGTCGATTATGGATTATGCCCTCTACAGACCCACGATGCAGCGCCTACCACGATCATCACACTGGGAGAGGATAATTCCCTCCTCTTTCTGAATAAAGTATCAAGTTCTTTATCATGTACATTTTATTGACGTAGGACCAACAGCTTGAAATCTCATCAGAAGGATGAGGCAAAGAGAGTAAACCATCATACCTAAATACAAACGATATGGTACAGACAGGTCTCGAGTTCTTGCCATTGCATgctctaggcctactatattggACAAAAAAAACTTTAACTTATATTCCCAGTTTCCTGGACTTCCAGCATTCTCACTCCTTTGGACAATCAAAGCATATTTGAAAtttcgagaaactcaacagttcttttcagaaatacagtatatataccgcaaactttatataaaataaacttgCTTACCTTAAATTGGACATGCATCTGGAACAATCCTTG
The window above is part of the Antedon mediterranea chromosome 10, ecAntMedi1.1, whole genome shotgun sequence genome. Proteins encoded here:
- the LOC140061321 gene encoding gem-associated protein 6-like, with protein sequence MAAPTVTSTAEDFFENMSLQSIHDLNISPCRFLELVYMEIELFDMNGKRYKGWVHTVDPVSKSIVLVEFGEVPAVQVIMGHALKNLRILNADKTIKKKFLDSLFRINNASGYTKDNLIKTKNAVRHWLEKNRIPVGLTGENGENLTVSNALFIVAPYRPEDCISTNEIILDRVQALLRSRPSADATVVA